The proteins below are encoded in one region of Sedimentibacter sp. zth1:
- a CDS encoding DUF6796 family protein: MNIILSVIGIVGGILCAIADMLLDIKGKDNKKCGSNKILDSNWEKMPNWRFISSSIIAMFAVPMYSMGIISLGNQISIHNEITGYILKLSIFIGAMGGFFIHTFICVIPIIYKEIMKNNNFELADRTISKAFKVVKIPFFVLYLVLMLVPTIIVCYTIIMKFLNVPIWFVFLNPVIFQIIGWILRAIKKEWFYEVPSICAASLGLAMFGVIGIVNLI, translated from the coding sequence ATGAATATAATTTTATCTGTTATTGGAATAGTCGGTGGTATACTATGTGCCATAGCTGATATGCTATTAGATATTAAAGGAAAAGATAATAAAAAGTGTGGATCAAATAAAATTTTAGATTCAAACTGGGAGAAGATGCCGAATTGGCGTTTTATATCATCAAGTATTATTGCAATGTTTGCTGTACCTATGTATAGCATGGGAATTATATCGTTGGGAAATCAAATTAGTATACATAATGAAATAACAGGTTATATCTTAAAATTATCAATATTTATAGGAGCAATGGGAGGTTTTTTTATACATACTTTTATTTGTGTAATTCCTATAATTTATAAAGAAATAATGAAAAATAATAATTTTGAACTTGCTGATAGAACTATTTCAAAGGCATTTAAGGTAGTTAAAATACCATTTTTTGTACTATACTTAGTTTTAATGCTTGTTCCTACAATAATCGTTTGTTATACAATAATTATGAAGTTTCTAAATGTACCAATTTGGTTTGTATTTCTTAATCCTGTTATATTTCAAATTATTGGATGGATTTTAAGAGCCATTAAAAAAGAGTGGTTTTATGAAGTTCCTTCTATTTGTGCTGCAAGTTTAGGATTGGCTATGTTTGGTGTTATTGGTATAGTAAATTTAATTTAA
- a CDS encoding GNAT family N-acetyltransferase, whose protein sequence is MFKCVIDSDIEVRLIESKYAKELFDVISANKSHLRKWLSWVDTNRFEDTKAFVEASMKQFASNDGFQAVIFYRKKLAGAIGYHKIDWIRKSTSIGYWLAEKYVGKGIMTKVCRKFVDYALEDLDLNRIEIRCAEKNLKSRAIPERLGFTNEGTIRDAEFLNGVFVNHVVYGILKSEWK, encoded by the coding sequence ATGTTTAAGTGTGTAATTGATAGTGATATAGAAGTAAGATTAATTGAGAGTAAGTATGCAAAAGAATTATTTGATGTAATAAGTGCAAATAAAAGTCACTTAAGAAAATGGCTTTCGTGGGTTGATACAAACCGTTTTGAAGATACAAAGGCATTTGTTGAAGCTAGCATGAAGCAATTTGCATCAAATGATGGTTTTCAAGCTGTAATATTTTACAGAAAAAAACTTGCTGGTGCTATAGGATACCATAAAATTGATTGGATACGTAAATCAACAAGTATAGGATATTGGCTCGCTGAAAAATATGTAGGAAAAGGTATTATGACAAAGGTATGTAGGAAATTTGTTGATTATGCACTTGAAGATTTAGATTTAAATAGAATTGAAATTAGATGTGCAGAGAAAAATTTGAAAAGTAGAGCTATACCAGAGAGATTGGGCTTTACAAATGAAGGAACTATAAGAGATGCAGAATTTCTAAATGGAGTTTTTGTTAATCATGTTGTATACGGAATTTTGAAGAGCGAATGGAAATAA
- a CDS encoding class I SAM-dependent methyltransferase: MNLYETPALFNQNMSKEQQDKFLKFYKEVFNEYNITTIHDCSIGAGGTTLPLAKLGYKVSGSDLSKILLDKAKDNFSNEGYDVELFESDFRNLKNNLDGTYDCIISTGNSLPHINNTDVESFVKSIYSKLNSNGLLYIDIRNWDKLLSEKPIFSVRDPLVMTKEEHTSLYLIYNWHDDNSVDFVFATSTDILGKNERVVLVNSPTYYPLEYKVYEKVLKENGFIIKKCFDVDYLWSSFHKNEAKTGNFDKDFDRISWYGILAQKKG; this comes from the coding sequence ATGAATTTATATGAAACACCAGCATTATTTAATCAAAATATGTCAAAAGAACAGCAAGATAAGTTTTTGAAATTTTATAAGGAAGTATTTAATGAGTATAATATTACCACGATACATGATTGTTCAATTGGTGCAGGTGGTACTACTTTACCTTTAGCAAAATTAGGATATAAGGTATCGGGTTCAGATTTAAGTAAGATATTATTAGATAAGGCAAAAGATAACTTTAGTAATGAAGGTTATGACGTGGAGTTATTCGAATCAGATTTTAGAAACCTTAAAAATAATTTAGATGGAACATATGATTGTATTATATCAACAGGAAATTCATTGCCTCATATTAATAATACTGATGTTGAATCTTTTGTTAAGTCAATATATAGTAAACTTAATAGTAATGGATTATTATATATTGATATTAGGAATTGGGACAAACTTTTATCTGAAAAGCCAATTTTTAGTGTTAGAGATCCGTTAGTTATGACAAAAGAAGAACATACTAGTTTATATTTAATATATAATTGGCATGATGATAATTCTGTAGATTTTGTTTTTGCTACATCAACAGATATACTAGGGAAAAATGAAAGAGTAGTATTGGTTAATTCACCTACTTATTATCCTTTAGAATATAAAGTATATGAAAAGGTGTTAAAAGAGAATGGATTTATCATAAAGAAATGTTTTGATGTTGACTATTTATGGTCAAGTTTTCATAAAAATGAAGCTAAAACTGGTAATTTTGATAAAGATTTCGATAGAATAAGTTGGTATGGTATACTAGCTCAAAAAAAGGGGTAG